GCTTCTACAATTCTACCTGTTTTAATGTTACGGAATTTACCGGTGTAAAATGCACCACCTTTACCAGGTGTACGATGATTCCATTCGTCAACAGTAACCAGCTCGTTGTTTACACGAAGAATGTTACCTGTTTTGATTTCTGATGCTTTTGCCATATTGTGTTATCCTAAATTGGATTTATATTTCAGTTTTTCGTGACGGCAAAGGTAAAATTATTTTGATAAAAACCTATAAAGGTTTAGGGTATAAGGCATAGGGTTTAAGGAGATTTAGAACCCCGGTTATACTATTTTACCCTTTCCATATATTCGCCGGTTTTAGTATCAACTTTAACCTTATCTCCTTGGTTAATAAACAAAGGAACCCTAATTTCGGCGCCGGTTTCTACAGTGGCATATTTTTGTGCGCTGGTAGAGGTATCGCCTTTTACAGCGGGTTCAGAGTAGGTAATTTCCAGCTCTACGCTATTAGGAAGCTGGGCAACAATCGGTTCATCACTTTCAAAAGCGATCGTTACATTCATGCCCTCTTTTAAAAACTTAATGGAGTTTCCGAAAAGCAGCTTGGGGATATTGTACTGCTCAAAAGTGTTGTTGTCCATTACCACTAAATAATCGCCATCTTCATAAAGATATTGATAGTCGTTGGTTTCTACACGGCAGATGGTCACCTCCTCATCGGTCCGGAAACGGTATTCTACAATTTTTCCGGTTTTTACATTGCGCATACGGGCCTGATAAAAAGCCCTTAAATTTCCTGGGGTACGGTGGATGTACTCTTCAACACTTACCAACTCTCCGTTAAAACGAAGTACGTTTCCGCTTTTTACTTCTGATGCCTTTGCCATTTGATAATGAAATATTGTTTTGTCAATTTTTAAATGCCAAA
The nucleotide sequence above comes from Pedobacter riviphilus. Encoded proteins:
- the efp gene encoding elongation factor P, which codes for MAKASEVKSGNVLRFNGELVSVEEYIHRTPGNLRAFYQARMRNVKTGKIVEYRFRTDEEVTICRVETNDYQYLYEDGDYLVVMDNNTFEQYNIPKLLFGNSIKFLKEGMNVTIAFESDEPIVAQLPNSVELEITYSEPAVKGDTSTSAQKYATVETGAEIRVPLFINQGDKVKVDTKTGEYMERVK